The Sulfitobacter sp. S223 genome has a window encoding:
- a CDS encoding GMC family oxidoreductase produces the protein MSEAANRFDYIVIGGGSAGCLMANRLSADPENRVLLLEAGKPDTYPWFHIPVGYLYCIGNPRADWMYKTEPDKGLNGRSLLYPRGKTLGGCSSINGMIYMRGQARDYDNWAKLSGEEAWNWENSLSDFMAHENHYKLDDGADPVTGDNSRFSDMHGHGGEWRIEKQRLRWDVLDSFADAATETGIQRTDDFNSGDNAGVGYFDVNQRSGWRWNTSKAFLRPVKKRENLTIWTEAQVEKLTFEKQDGDKLRCVGAKVHREGMPVTVTAAKEVVLSAGAVNSPQILQLSGIGPAALLKEHGIDVVMDQPFVGENLQDHLQIRAVFKVKGTSTMNMLANSLVGKAKIGLEYLLKRSGPMSMSPSQLGAFTRSDPSRTHANLEYHVQPLSLEAFGDDLHDFPAITVSVCNLNPTSRGYVRIASADFRDAPKITPNYLDTADDRKVAADSLRQVRQIMAQSAMQPYEPEEFKPGVAYQTDDELTRLAGDIASTIFHPVGTVKMGRDDDETAVLDPYLRLKGVLGLRVVDASVMPEITSGNTNSPTIMIAEKAAGWILAGQ, from the coding sequence ATGTCCGAAGCTGCAAACAGGTTTGACTATATCGTAATCGGCGGCGGCTCTGCGGGGTGCCTGATGGCAAACCGGCTGAGCGCTGATCCGGAAAACCGTGTGCTTCTTCTGGAAGCAGGTAAGCCGGACACCTATCCATGGTTTCATATCCCCGTCGGCTACCTTTACTGCATTGGCAACCCGCGGGCCGACTGGATGTATAAAACCGAACCTGACAAGGGCCTGAACGGGCGTAGCCTTTTGTACCCGCGCGGCAAGACGTTGGGCGGCTGTTCCTCTATCAACGGCATGATCTACATGCGCGGTCAGGCGCGCGATTATGACAACTGGGCTAAGCTGTCCGGTGAGGAGGCGTGGAACTGGGAAAACTCCCTGTCCGATTTTATGGCCCATGAGAACCACTACAAACTGGATGATGGTGCCGATCCTGTGACAGGCGACAACAGTCGCTTTTCGGACATGCACGGCCATGGCGGCGAATGGCGCATTGAAAAGCAGCGTTTGCGTTGGGATGTGTTGGACAGTTTCGCCGATGCGGCCACAGAAACCGGCATCCAGAGAACCGACGACTTCAACAGCGGTGATAATGCCGGTGTCGGTTACTTTGACGTGAACCAGCGTTCCGGCTGGCGTTGGAATACCTCCAAGGCGTTTTTACGTCCTGTTAAAAAGCGCGAGAACCTGACCATCTGGACCGAAGCGCAGGTGGAAAAACTGACATTCGAAAAGCAGGACGGGGACAAGCTCCGCTGTGTGGGGGCCAAGGTCCACCGTGAAGGTATGCCCGTCACTGTAACCGCCGCGAAAGAAGTTGTGCTGTCAGCAGGAGCCGTGAACTCCCCGCAGATCCTGCAACTTTCCGGCATCGGACCCGCAGCTTTGTTGAAAGAACACGGCATCGACGTGGTCATGGATCAGCCCTTTGTTGGTGAAAACCTGCAAGACCATTTGCAAATCCGCGCAGTGTTCAAGGTCAAGGGCACAAGCACGATGAATATGCTGGCGAACTCTCTGGTGGGCAAGGCAAAGATCGGTCTGGAGTACTTGCTGAAGCGCTCCGGCCCGATGAGCATGTCACCCAGCCAGTTGGGTGCTTTCACACGCTCTGATCCAAGCCGGACACATGCCAATCTGGAATACCACGTGCAGCCCCTCAGCCTTGAGGCTTTTGGCGACGATCTGCACGATTTTCCGGCCATCACAGTCAGCGTCTGTAACTTGAACCCGACCAGCCGTGGGTATGTACGGATTGCATCTGCGGACTTCCGCGATGCGCCGAAGATCACGCCGAACTATCTGGACACAGCGGACGACCGCAAAGTCGCTGCAGACAGCCTGCGTCAGGTGCGCCAGATTATGGCCCAATCTGCGATGCAGCCGTATGAGCCGGAAGAATTCAAGCCGGGTGTCGCATATCAGACCGACGACGAACTGACGCGGCTTGCGGGGGACATCGCCAGCACCATTTTCCATCCTGTTGGAACCGTGAAAATGGGGCGCGACGATGATGAAACAGCTGTTTTGGACCCATATTTGCGGCTGAAGGGTGTTTTGGGGCTGCGCGTTGTGGATGCCTCCGTCATGCCGGAAATCACCAGCGGCAACACCAATTCGCCTACAATCATGATCGCCGAAAAGGCTGCTGGCTGGATTCTGGCCGGTCAGTAG
- a CDS encoding LysR family transcriptional regulator, producing MDRFSNINTILAFVTVAREGSVSRAAEVLNLTQPAISHQIKRLGEETGIALFTRTATGLQISHDGAAVLSKAEHILEAMTDFHRSARQRSGRVSGKLKIGTIVDPEFIRLGRLLARLRTEHPDIETELTHGVSGDILAWLKRGRVDAGFYLCGPDDLQQMGSESEDPVHAIKLADFTYRVIGPVGWQQKIENADWSSLATLPWIGTPETSVHHRLLSKVYDDVDDRLDVVACVDEEASMLEMVRSGIGLSLCRDSIALHQKQSFGLAVCDAVSVPACLCFDTLDRRKDSPILTELFNLLKRSW from the coding sequence ATGGACCGATTTTCAAACATTAACACCATCTTGGCGTTTGTGACCGTCGCCCGGGAAGGCAGCGTTTCACGCGCCGCAGAAGTGCTTAACCTTACGCAACCCGCGATCAGCCATCAGATAAAGCGGCTTGGTGAGGAAACGGGAATAGCGTTGTTCACGCGTACAGCGACCGGCTTACAAATCAGTCATGATGGGGCTGCGGTGCTGTCAAAGGCCGAACATATTCTGGAAGCAATGACCGATTTTCACCGCAGTGCCCGGCAACGCTCTGGTCGGGTCAGCGGCAAGCTCAAAATCGGGACGATCGTTGACCCGGAATTCATCCGGCTGGGCCGCTTGCTGGCCCGCCTGAGAACAGAGCATCCGGACATCGAAACCGAACTGACGCATGGTGTCAGCGGAGATATTCTGGCCTGGTTGAAACGGGGCCGGGTTGATGCGGGCTTTTATTTGTGCGGACCTGACGATCTACAGCAGATGGGATCAGAAAGCGAAGATCCCGTACACGCCATCAAGCTTGCAGATTTCACCTACCGCGTCATCGGTCCGGTCGGATGGCAACAGAAGATTGAAAACGCTGACTGGTCGTCGCTCGCGACACTCCCTTGGATTGGAACTCCCGAAACCTCTGTCCATCATCGCCTATTATCCAAAGTTTATGACGATGTGGACGACCGACTGGATGTAGTTGCATGTGTCGATGAAGAGGCTTCGATGTTAGAAATGGTTCGCTCCGGTATCGGGCTAAGCTTGTGCCGCGACTCCATTGCGCTGCATCAAAAGCAATCCTTTGGCCTTGCAGTGTGCGATGCTGTTTCGGTGCCTGCCTGCCTGTGCTTTGATACTTTGGATCGCCGAAAAGACAGCCCGATACTCACGGAATTGTTCAACCTTCTGAAAAGATCATGGTGA
- a CDS encoding VOC family protein, giving the protein MKKIQTLGVHHITIMGADRQTSIDFWEGLLGMPFLFDQPNLDDPDEGHLYFDPGDGRLITIFTNEDRKPVHSRTPTDAGCVHHLAFELDRAMFDQAIARLEARGIGNSGVKDRGFMHSIYFKDPLGLLIELACYTFIPPRGSSHAEVMLEAHKLRVARGDKAIDREHLADASVMIVERSQGSLSEDRGAKNPYR; this is encoded by the coding sequence ATGAAGAAGATACAAACACTTGGTGTACATCACATAACCATAATGGGCGCCGACCGGCAGACAAGTATCGACTTTTGGGAGGGTCTGCTAGGTATGCCGTTCCTGTTCGATCAGCCTAATCTGGATGATCCGGACGAAGGGCACCTTTATTTCGATCCCGGCGACGGGCGTTTGATCACCATCTTTACAAACGAAGATCGCAAGCCTGTTCACAGTCGCACGCCAACTGATGCTGGCTGCGTGCACCACCTCGCGTTTGAGCTTGATCGCGCGATGTTTGATCAGGCGATTGCGCGCCTTGAAGCCCGCGGCATCGGCAATTCGGGTGTCAAAGACCGCGGATTTATGCATTCGATCTACTTCAAAGATCCTCTTGGTCTGCTGATTGAACTGGCTTGCTATACCTTCATCCCGCCGCGCGGTTCCAGCCACGCCGAAGTGATGTTGGAAGCGCATAAATTGCGTGTTGCCCGTGGCGATAAGGCGATAGATCGCGAGCATTTGGCGGATGCGAGCGTTATGATCGTGGAGCGGTCGCAGGGCTCATTGAGCGAGGACCGCGGGGCGAAGAACCCCTACAGATAA
- a CDS encoding rod shape-determining protein: protein MSIFGNLRGLFSSDMAIDLGTANTLVYVKGKGIVLSEPSVVAYHVKDGVKKVLAVGEDAKLMLGRTPGSIEAIRPMREGVIADFDTAEEMIKHFIRKVHKRSTFSKPKIIVCVPHGATPVEKRAIRQSVLSAGARRAGLIAEPIAAAIGAGMPITDPTGNMVVDIGGGTTEVAVLSLGDIVYARSVRVGGDRMDEAIISYLRRQQNLLVGETTAERIKTSIGTARMPDDGRGTSMQVRGRDLLNGVPKEIEVTQAQIAEALAEPVQQICEAVMTALETTPPDLAADIVDRGVMLTGGGALLGDLDLALREQTGLAISVADEPLNCVALGTGKALEYEKQLRHAIDYDS, encoded by the coding sequence ATGTCGATCTTTGGAAACCTGCGCGGTCTGTTCTCGTCTGATATGGCGATTGATCTGGGGACTGCGAACACACTGGTCTATGTAAAGGGCAAAGGCATCGTTTTGTCAGAGCCTTCAGTGGTCGCCTATCACGTGAAAGACGGCGTGAAAAAAGTGCTGGCTGTGGGCGAAGATGCCAAGCTGATGCTGGGTCGTACACCCGGCAGCATCGAAGCGATCCGCCCCATGCGTGAAGGTGTGATTGCCGACTTTGACACTGCCGAAGAGATGATCAAACACTTCATCCGCAAGGTGCACAAACGCTCGACCTTTTCTAAACCGAAAATCATCGTCTGCGTGCCTCATGGTGCCACGCCGGTTGAAAAACGCGCAATCCGTCAATCTGTGCTCAGCGCCGGCGCACGCCGTGCAGGCCTGATTGCCGAACCGATTGCGGCGGCGATTGGCGCGGGCATGCCCATCACCGATCCAACCGGCAACATGGTCGTTGATATCGGTGGCGGTACAACCGAGGTCGCAGTTCTGTCTCTTGGCGATATCGTCTACGCGCGGTCAGTCCGCGTGGGCGGTGACCGGATGGACGAAGCGATCATCAGCTATTTGCGGCGTCAGCAGAACCTGCTGGTCGGTGAAACCACAGCCGAGCGGATCAAGACATCTATCGGCACTGCGCGTATGCCAGATGACGGGCGCGGCACCTCGATGCAGGTACGCGGACGCGATCTGTTGAACGGTGTACCGAAAGAAATCGAAGTCACGCAGGCCCAGATTGCCGAAGCGCTGGCAGAGCCTGTTCAGCAAATCTGCGAAGCGGTGATGACCGCGCTTGAAACCACGCCGCCTGACCTTGCTGCCGATATCGTTGACCGCGGCGTGATGCTGACGGGTGGTGGTGCGCTGTTGGGTGATCTGGATCTGGCGCTGCGCGAGCAGACCGGTCTGGCCATCTCTGTCGCGGATGAGCCGCTGAATTGTGTGGCGCTCGGAACGGGCAAAGCGCTTGAGTACGAGAAGCAGTTGCGGCACGCTATCGACTACGACAGCTAA
- the mreC gene encoding rod shape-determining protein MreC, with product MARDRSQSSDYTGPLRRLLLAVLVLVLGAIFLLWRIDSPRVERFRAQVTDKLVPNLDWAMAPVTGTVNLLRDFQSYQRLTEQNQELRSELRRMQTWKEAALQLEQENARLLDLNNVRLDPRLTYVTGVVMADSGSPFRQSVLLNVGARDGLVEGWATMDGIGLVGRISGVGENTARVILLTDTSSRIPAVIQPSGQRAIIAGDNSAAPPIDFLENPDLVRPGDRVISSGDGGVFPAGLLIGQIAADPSGRLRVRLAADFERLEFLRVLRHHGTDAVVNSPSVIATAPRNTPLPAAEGEPPAATD from the coding sequence ATGGCCAGAGATCGATCACAGTCCAGTGACTATACCGGCCCGCTGCGCCGCCTATTGCTGGCGGTGCTTGTGTTGGTTTTGGGGGCTATCTTTTTGCTGTGGCGGATCGACAGCCCGCGCGTAGAACGCTTTCGCGCCCAAGTAACCGACAAGCTGGTGCCAAACCTTGATTGGGCCATGGCGCCGGTCACAGGCACGGTGAACCTGCTACGTGATTTCCAAAGCTATCAGCGACTGACCGAACAAAACCAGGAACTGCGTTCGGAACTACGGCGGATGCAGACGTGGAAAGAAGCGGCCTTGCAGCTAGAGCAGGAGAACGCGCGCTTGCTTGATCTCAACAATGTTCGGCTTGATCCGCGCCTAACCTATGTGACCGGCGTTGTGATGGCCGATTCCGGATCGCCATTCCGGCAGTCGGTTCTGCTAAACGTAGGTGCCCGCGACGGATTGGTTGAAGGCTGGGCAACCATGGACGGCATTGGCCTTGTCGGCCGGATATCAGGTGTCGGAGAAAACACCGCTCGGGTCATCTTGTTGACCGATACGTCGAGCCGCATACCGGCAGTGATACAGCCTTCTGGTCAGCGCGCGATTATTGCAGGCGACAACTCTGCCGCGCCGCCGATTGATTTCCTTGAAAACCCCGATCTGGTGCGCCCCGGTGACCGCGTGATCAGCTCTGGTGACGGCGGCGTCTTTCCGGCAGGTCTGCTGATCGGACAGATCGCCGCTGACCCAAGCGGGCGGCTTCGCGTCCGGCTTGCTGCGGATTTTGAACGGTTGGAGTTCTTGCGCGTGCTTCGTCACCACGGCACGGACGCCGTGGTCAATTCGCCTTCGGTCATCGCAACTGCCCCACGCAACACCCCACTACCAGCGGCGGAAGGTGAACCGCCCGCTGCTACGGATTAA
- a CDS encoding rod shape-determining protein MreD gives MDDLSTARLWLMRSAFVALALLLLFFHLLPIDTQPVSLFSPELFPPLETIDPAEARLRALLDQGTDRVWVGPDLLIAFAFAWSLRRPDYVPALLLAALFLLNDLLLQRPPGLWALLALLACNNLSNRSKSLRDATFGAEWIAVSLLLIGILLMNRIVLSVLLVQPPQLRLSMIELGMTILFYPAVVFVTRTLMGVRRAAPGELDSLGGRG, from the coding sequence ATGGACGATCTCTCTACCGCCCGTCTCTGGCTGATGCGCAGTGCCTTTGTTGCCTTGGCTCTGCTCTTGCTGTTTTTTCACCTACTGCCAATTGATACGCAGCCAGTGAGCCTGTTTTCGCCCGAATTATTTCCGCCACTTGAAACGATCGATCCCGCAGAAGCACGCTTGCGTGCGCTTCTGGATCAGGGAACAGATCGCGTTTGGGTCGGCCCCGATCTGTTGATCGCCTTTGCCTTTGCCTGGTCACTGCGGCGGCCTGACTATGTACCGGCATTGCTGTTGGCAGCGCTGTTCTTGCTGAATGACCTGCTGCTACAGCGCCCACCGGGTTTGTGGGCCTTGCTGGCGCTGCTGGCCTGCAACAATCTGAGCAACCGCAGCAAATCGCTGCGTGACGCGACCTTCGGGGCGGAATGGATCGCGGTTTCGTTATTGCTGATCGGCATTTTGCTGATGAACCGGATTGTGCTATCTGTTCTTCTGGTCCAGCCACCCCAGCTTAGGCTGAGCATGATAGAACTGGGCATGACGATACTGTTCTATCCGGCAGTCGTGTTTGTCACCCGCACATTAATGGGTGTCCGACGTGCCGCCCCCGGCGAACTCGATTCGCTGGGCGGTCGCGGGTAG
- the mrdA gene encoding penicillin-binding protein 2 produces the protein MRRSRAETDASHTKLSRRAALLGGAQLLFMGGLAARMRYLQVDQADQFRLLAEENRINIRLIPPVRGEIFDRNGMQLAKNVPSYRIVMVREDAGDYRSVMQRVADLINLSPEQTDRALEELSDNSAPFLPVTIAENVSWDAVSAVSVNAPALPGVSPEVGSTRVYPRGSDFAHVVGRVGSVSPKDLEALENPDAVLRIPRFQIGKINVEAREESLLRGVAGTRQVEVNATGRVMRELERREGQSGADLQLTIDAKLQNYVQARLSGESAAVVILDCEKGDIVANCSAPSYDPNLFIGGILSKDYDPLLNDIYRPLVNKTVQGAYPPGSTFKMMTAMAAIEAGIIGPDETVYCPGHLEVGGRRFHCWKRAGHGWVDLETSLKSSCDVYYYDLALKVGIEKISAMSNRFGLGIKHDLALSSVNSGLTPTKDWKLRQRGEDWVIGDTVNASIGQGFMLASPMQLAIMTARLATGREVTPRLIKSVNGIEQPVKGNGPLDMKDSNLRKMRKSMYSVVNDRRGTAYRSRIIADGMRMAGKTGTSQVRSAVVNNSEVPWEQRDHALFVAFAPYDAPKYACAVLVEHGGGGSSAAAPIARDVMLQALYEGEPPLEAYPTADRARIKTQQRELRDVQPDARIKKGKDQA, from the coding sequence ATGAGACGCAGCAGAGCCGAAACAGACGCAAGCCACACGAAGCTTAGCCGCCGCGCCGCGTTGCTGGGCGGGGCACAGCTGTTGTTCATGGGCGGGCTGGCGGCGCGGATGCGGTATCTGCAAGTAGATCAGGCCGACCAGTTTCGTCTTCTCGCCGAAGAGAACCGCATTAATATTCGCCTGATCCCACCGGTTCGCGGTGAAATCTTTGACCGCAACGGTATGCAGCTGGCCAAAAACGTGCCCAGTTATCGGATTGTCATGGTGCGCGAAGATGCAGGCGATTACCGCTCTGTGATGCAGCGGGTTGCCGATCTGATAAATCTGTCGCCTGAGCAGACCGACAGGGCGCTTGAAGAACTATCGGATAATTCCGCCCCCTTCCTGCCCGTCACAATTGCCGAAAACGTCAGCTGGGATGCCGTCAGCGCGGTTTCAGTGAATGCCCCTGCCCTGCCCGGTGTGTCACCAGAGGTGGGCAGTACCCGCGTTTATCCGCGCGGCTCTGATTTTGCTCATGTGGTGGGGCGCGTGGGAAGCGTCAGCCCGAAAGATCTCGAAGCGCTGGAAAACCCCGATGCGGTGCTGCGCATCCCGCGGTTCCAGATCGGAAAAATCAATGTCGAAGCGCGCGAAGAATCGCTGCTGCGCGGGGTGGCCGGCACCCGTCAGGTTGAGGTCAACGCGACAGGCCGCGTCATGCGCGAGCTTGAGCGCCGCGAAGGTCAATCCGGCGCGGATCTGCAACTGACAATCGACGCAAAACTGCAAAATTATGTACAAGCCCGCCTGAGCGGCGAAAGCGCTGCTGTTGTTATTCTGGATTGCGAGAAAGGTGACATCGTCGCCAATTGCTCTGCCCCGTCCTACGATCCCAACCTGTTCATTGGCGGCATCTTGTCAAAAGACTATGATCCCCTGCTCAACGACATTTACCGCCCCTTGGTGAACAAGACTGTTCAGGGCGCGTATCCCCCCGGTTCGACCTTCAAGATGATGACCGCTATGGCCGCGATCGAGGCTGGCATTATCGGACCGGACGAGACTGTCTATTGCCCTGGCCATCTTGAGGTCGGCGGGCGCCGCTTCCACTGCTGGAAACGCGCAGGCCACGGTTGGGTTGATCTGGAAACATCGCTTAAATCGTCCTGCGATGTCTATTACTACGATCTGGCGCTGAAGGTCGGGATCGAGAAGATTTCAGCCATGTCCAATCGCTTTGGTTTAGGCATCAAGCACGATCTGGCGCTTAGTTCTGTAAACTCCGGCCTGACGCCGACGAAAGACTGGAAACTGCGCCAACGTGGTGAAGACTGGGTCATCGGCGATACCGTCAATGCCTCGATTGGTCAGGGCTTTATGCTCGCTTCACCGATGCAACTGGCCATCATGACGGCGCGGCTTGCCACGGGGCGCGAGGTGACGCCACGGCTGATCAAATCGGTCAACGGGATCGAGCAGCCAGTCAAAGGCAACGGCCCCTTGGATATGAAAGACAGCAACCTACGCAAGATGCGCAAATCCATGTATTCGGTGGTTAACGACCGACGTGGCACGGCATATCGCAGCCGTATCATCGCCGATGGCATGCGCATGGCTGGCAAAACGGGCACAAGTCAGGTGCGCTCTGCTGTGGTCAACAATAGTGAAGTCCCATGGGAGCAGCGTGACCATGCGCTCTTTGTTGCCTTCGCCCCCTATGACGCGCCCAAATATGCCTGCGCCGTGCTGGTTGAGCATGGCGGCGGCGGATCTTCTGCGGCGGCGCCGATTGCGCGCGATGTGATGTTGCAGGCCCTCTATGAGGGCGAGCCCCCGCTTGAGGCTTATCCGACAGCAGATCGGGCACGTATCAAGACCCAGCAGCGCGAACTGAGGGATGTGCAGCCCGATGCCCGCATCAAAAAGGGCAAGGATCAAGCATGA
- the rodA gene encoding rod shape-determining protein RodA translates to MSYLEYTVKSVPTGLRKVLFLNWPLILLLTAVAGAGFLMLYSVAGGSYSPWAEPQMKRFSLGLALMIAVGLVPIWMWRNLAGVAYGVSVILLIGVELFGEVGMGAQRWIDLGFFRLQPSEMMKITLVMFLAAYYDWLPPKKISRPLWVLLPVLIIIVPTFLVVKQPDLGTAILLLTAGGGLMFLAGVHWAYFATVIAAGVALIAAVFQSRGTEWQLIENYQFRRIDTFLDPGSDPLNTGYHIAQSKIALGSGGWTGRGFMQGTQSRLNFLPEKHTDFIFTTLAEEFGFVGGISLLVLYGLIIVFCVASAIMNKDRFASLLTLGIALNFFLFFAVNMSMVMGMAPVVGVPLPLVSYGGSAMLVLMLAFGLVQSAHVHRPR, encoded by the coding sequence ATGAGTTATCTTGAGTATACGGTAAAGTCTGTCCCGACTGGCCTGCGCAAGGTTCTGTTCCTTAACTGGCCGTTGATCCTGTTGCTGACTGCGGTGGCAGGTGCCGGTTTTCTAATGCTCTATTCGGTAGCCGGAGGCAGCTACAGCCCTTGGGCGGAACCGCAGATGAAGCGTTTTTCCCTTGGCTTGGCCTTGATGATTGCTGTGGGGTTGGTCCCGATCTGGATGTGGCGCAACCTTGCCGGTGTTGCCTACGGGGTATCGGTGATCTTATTGATCGGGGTCGAATTATTCGGCGAAGTGGGGATGGGCGCACAGCGCTGGATTGATCTTGGCTTCTTTCGCCTGCAGCCCTCCGAGATGATGAAAATCACCTTGGTCATGTTTCTAGCCGCCTATTACGATTGGCTACCGCCCAAGAAAATCTCGCGTCCGCTTTGGGTCTTATTGCCAGTGCTGATTATTATCGTTCCGACCTTTCTGGTTGTGAAACAGCCCGACCTCGGCACCGCGATTCTGCTGCTGACTGCGGGGGGTGGGCTCATGTTTCTGGCCGGCGTGCATTGGGCCTACTTCGCGACCGTGATTGCCGCCGGCGTTGCCCTGATTGCCGCGGTATTCCAGTCGCGTGGCACCGAATGGCAACTGATCGAGAACTACCAGTTCCGGCGAATTGATACCTTTCTTGATCCCGGATCGGACCCGCTGAACACCGGATACCACATTGCGCAATCCAAGATTGCTCTTGGTTCCGGTGGCTGGACCGGCCGTGGGTTCATGCAGGGCACGCAATCACGGTTGAACTTCCTGCCGGAAAAACACACTGACTTTATCTTCACGACACTGGCCGAAGAATTCGGATTTGTTGGCGGGATATCCCTGCTTGTTCTTTATGGTCTGATCATCGTGTTTTGCGTTGCATCTGCGATCATGAACAAAGATCGCTTCGCCTCTTTGCTGACCTTGGGCATTGCGCTGAACTTCTTTTTGTTCTTCGCCGTCAACATGTCGATGGTGATGGGCATGGCCCCCGTCGTGGGTGTGCCGTTGCCGCTGGTAAGCTATGGTGGATCAGCCATGCTTGTGCTGATGCTGGCGTTTGGTCTGGTGCAATCAGCCCACGTGCATAGACCGCGCTGA
- a CDS encoding VOC family protein gives MSIFHFAFNVVDLDQTRAFYGDLLGCAEGRSTDTWVDFDFFGHQLSCHLGTPFSVAATGLVGDHKVPMPHFGVVLEFADWRALADRLLSEGIDFVLEPQTRFPGEPGEQSTMFFMDPSGNPIEVKGLADMKGAFAK, from the coding sequence ATGTCAATTTTTCACTTTGCTTTCAACGTCGTCGACCTTGACCAGACCCGCGCATTTTACGGTGACTTGCTCGGCTGTGCAGAGGGGCGTAGCACAGATACTTGGGTAGATTTCGATTTCTTCGGACATCAACTTTCGTGCCATTTGGGCACTCCGTTTTCCGTGGCCGCCACCGGACTGGTAGGCGATCATAAAGTACCGATGCCGCATTTCGGCGTTGTGCTTGAATTCGCGGACTGGCGCGCATTGGCAGACAGGCTCTTGTCCGAAGGCATTGATTTTGTGCTTGAGCCGCAGACCCGCTTTCCCGGTGAGCCCGGAGAACAATCGACAATGTTCTTTATGGATCCGTCAGGCAACCCGATCGAAGTCAAAGGGCTTGCCGATATGAAGGGAGCGTTTGCGAAATGA
- a CDS encoding glyoxylate/hydroxypyruvate reductase A — protein MINVLFAARSERWETYEPALRSALKAAGIDAYLAQDIPPAEVDYIIYAPNSDLQDFTPYTRAKAVLNLWAGVEKITGNATLHIPLARMVDPGLTKGMVEWVTGHVMRYHLGMDAHIVNPSHEWSTKAPPLAQEREVVIFGLGALGTACAAALLGLGFRVTGWSRSPKSVEGVTCLHGEEGFAEALSRADIAVTLLPDTPATTDIFNAETLALMPRGAFIINPGRGPLIDDAALIDALDSGQIAHATLDVFRIEPLPQEHPFWAHPHVTVTPHIAAETRASTASGAIVENIRRGEAGEAYLNLVDRALGY, from the coding sequence ATGATCAATGTTCTTTTTGCCGCCCGTTCCGAACGTTGGGAAACCTATGAACCCGCCCTGCGCAGCGCCCTGAAAGCCGCCGGGATCGACGCATATCTGGCGCAGGACATCCCACCTGCCGAGGTGGATTACATCATCTACGCACCCAACAGCGATCTTCAGGATTTCACCCCATATACGCGCGCCAAGGCGGTCTTGAACCTATGGGCCGGTGTGGAGAAAATAACGGGCAACGCAACACTACACATCCCGCTTGCCCGAATGGTCGATCCCGGCCTGACAAAGGGGATGGTGGAATGGGTAACTGGCCACGTCATGCGGTATCATTTGGGGATGGACGCGCATATCGTGAACCCATCTCACGAATGGAGCACAAAAGCCCCACCGCTGGCGCAAGAACGTGAAGTGGTGATATTTGGTCTGGGCGCGCTTGGCACAGCCTGTGCCGCCGCACTTCTTGGTCTTGGCTTTCGTGTAACCGGATGGTCGCGCAGCCCCAAATCCGTAGAAGGCGTTACCTGTCTGCATGGCGAGGAGGGTTTTGCCGAAGCACTCAGCCGTGCAGATATTGCTGTCACTCTGCTGCCTGACACCCCTGCGACAACCGACATCTTCAATGCCGAAACGCTGGCCCTGATGCCCCGTGGCGCATTCATCATCAATCCGGGCCGCGGCCCGCTGATTGATGACGCAGCCCTCATAGACGCCCTCGACAGCGGGCAGATCGCGCACGCAACGCTTGATGTCTTCCGGATTGAACCTTTGCCGCAGGAGCATCCCTTTTGGGCGCACCCCCATGTCACGGTTACCCCTCACATTGCCGCTGAAACCCGCGCCAGCACGGCAAGCGGCGCGATCGTCGAGAACATCCGCCGTGGTGAAGCAGGCGAAGCCTATCTGAACCTCGTCGATCGCGCGCTAGGCTATTAA